The following coding sequences lie in one Kribbella sp. NBC_00709 genomic window:
- a CDS encoding GNAT family N-acetyltransferase, which translates to MTAVLPSSYTVRPPSKEDAQAVLELVSDYNTSVIGFADYTLEDAEDELTDPGFEPETDGWLVFDGDRLIGYGTVFGKGDHRQLDLDVVTADTDVEAYLLERILSRATEFARAYGHSSVQLDVVNYRVDTARAERLSGYDFHPGTTFHRMRIDHDGPVPAPEVPAGVTVRRGAPDEASQRVGHVVLNESFEGQFGFTPRSFEEWQAAQENFSAFDWSQLTLLELDGEVVAMRSTSNQFVEDENCGYIGRLGVLAKARGKGLAKFLLRDQFALDAAAGRAGTILHVDTNNPTPALGVYLSVGMQATLVMEVWRREVTVA; encoded by the coding sequence ATGACCGCCGTACTGCCGTCCTCGTACACCGTCCGTCCGCCGTCGAAGGAGGACGCGCAGGCGGTCCTCGAGTTGGTGTCCGACTACAACACGTCGGTGATCGGCTTCGCCGACTACACGCTGGAGGACGCCGAGGACGAGCTCACCGACCCCGGGTTCGAGCCGGAGACCGACGGCTGGCTGGTGTTCGACGGCGACCGCCTGATCGGGTACGGGACGGTGTTCGGCAAGGGCGATCACCGGCAGCTCGACCTGGACGTGGTCACCGCGGACACCGACGTGGAGGCGTACCTCCTCGAGCGCATCCTCAGCCGTGCGACGGAGTTCGCCCGGGCCTACGGACATTCGTCCGTGCAGCTCGACGTCGTCAACTACCGCGTCGACACGGCCCGCGCGGAACGACTCTCCGGCTACGACTTCCACCCTGGTACGACGTTCCACCGGATGCGGATCGATCACGACGGCCCGGTCCCGGCGCCCGAGGTTCCGGCCGGCGTCACCGTACGGCGAGGTGCTCCGGACGAGGCGAGTCAGCGGGTTGGGCACGTCGTACTCAATGAGAGCTTCGAGGGGCAGTTCGGGTTCACTCCGCGTTCGTTCGAGGAGTGGCAGGCGGCGCAGGAGAACTTCTCGGCGTTCGACTGGTCGCAGCTGACGTTGCTCGAGCTGGACGGTGAGGTCGTGGCGATGCGGTCGACCAGCAACCAGTTCGTCGAGGACGAGAACTGCGGGTACATCGGCCGGCTGGGGGTGCTCGCGAAGGCGCGCGGGAAGGGGCTGGCGAAGTTCCTGCTGCGGGACCAGTTCGCGCTGGACGCGGCGGCCGGGCGGGCCGGCACGATCCTGCACGTCGACACGAACAACCCGACGCCGGCGCTCGGTGTGTACCTGTCGGTCGGCATGCAGGCCACGCTGGTGATGGAGGTCTGGCGGCGCGAGGTGACGGTCGCATGA
- a CDS encoding ATP-binding protein: MGDHFAAAVRQFRLRAGLTQEALSDRSGVSVSTIRGMETGTRRNPQLASVRRLATALDLQPSELDELLATAAGVAEPAAIPVPRQLPAPPTPFVGRRHDLDRLDSALRPDAATGVVICTLVGTGGVGKSWLALEWAHRNADRFPDGQLFVDLQGFSPDSDPMDPAVALRGFLDTLGVEPERIPLAPHAQAALFRSLVADKRMLVVLDNAADTAQVTSLLPGAGTSAVVVTSRNQLSGLLTGQGAHHLSVDILTDAEAHALLAARLGAERLRTEAAAAAAAAAELLSLCGGFPLALSIIAGRAYLDPQLSLADVADELRRDTLDVLDDADPAASLPAALSLSHHALTGEEAEVFGLLAIAPGPDIASAAANSLTGRGQSRSRAVLRRLEQASLIGRDAAGRYRMHDLVRRYAAGAHDLADDVRTAALRRVLDHYTHTANAGALLLDTHRPPIELAPPVPGCQPEGLPDIPAAMDWFDAEHHNLLAAQQAAATQALHRTAWQLAWALNDFHYRKGHRHHQLAVWQNAVDSAAQLPEPGTQIIAYRLLGRAHVMLGHHPEAIAALNRALALSEQQDDRALQAQAHYTLASVWPDDRGALEHAQRALGLYQHLEEPIAEADALNAVGWYSARLGEHDAARVHCQAALALYRRHQDVNGEAQTLDSLGLIDHRTGNHRHAVRYYLDALGIYRHLDNIFEIADTLERLGHPYVALGNRDQARAVWREARDLYRRQGRDDEAEQLTERLDDRS; the protein is encoded by the coding sequence GTGGGAGATCATTTCGCGGCTGCCGTCCGACAGTTCCGGTTGCGTGCCGGCCTGACCCAGGAAGCCCTGTCCGATCGTTCCGGCGTTTCGGTCAGCACGATCCGCGGCATGGAGACCGGCACCCGCCGTAACCCGCAGCTGGCGTCGGTACGCCGTCTGGCCACCGCACTCGACCTGCAGCCGTCCGAACTGGACGAACTGCTGGCCACGGCGGCGGGGGTGGCCGAACCGGCCGCGATCCCGGTCCCCCGTCAGCTGCCCGCCCCACCCACACCGTTCGTGGGCCGCCGGCACGACCTGGACCGACTGGATTCTGCACTGCGACCTGACGCCGCGACCGGTGTGGTCATCTGCACGCTCGTCGGCACCGGCGGGGTCGGCAAGTCCTGGCTCGCGTTGGAGTGGGCCCACCGCAACGCCGACCGCTTCCCGGACGGCCAGCTTTTCGTCGACCTCCAGGGCTTCAGCCCGGACAGCGATCCGATGGACCCAGCGGTGGCGTTGCGCGGGTTCCTCGACACGCTGGGTGTCGAGCCCGAGCGCATCCCGCTCGCTCCGCACGCGCAGGCGGCGCTGTTCCGCAGCCTGGTGGCGGACAAGAGGATGCTGGTGGTGCTCGACAACGCCGCTGACACCGCCCAGGTCACCTCGCTACTTCCCGGCGCCGGCACCAGCGCCGTGGTGGTCACGAGCCGCAACCAGCTGTCGGGCCTGCTCACGGGACAAGGCGCCCATCATTTGTCCGTCGACATCCTCACCGACGCCGAGGCCCATGCGTTGCTGGCCGCCCGGCTCGGCGCTGAACGCCTACGGACCGAGGCCGCGGCCGCGGCCGCGGCCGCGGCCGAACTTCTCAGCTTGTGCGGCGGGTTCCCACTGGCTCTGAGCATCATCGCCGGCCGCGCCTACCTCGATCCGCAGCTGTCGCTGGCCGATGTCGCCGACGAGTTGCGCAGGGACACACTGGACGTACTCGACGACGCCGACCCCGCCGCAAGCCTGCCCGCGGCGCTGTCCTTGTCCCACCATGCGCTGACCGGCGAAGAAGCCGAGGTGTTCGGGCTCCTCGCGATCGCCCCAGGACCCGACATCGCATCGGCGGCGGCCAATAGCCTCACCGGGCGCGGCCAGAGCCGGAGCCGGGCGGTGCTGCGCAGGCTGGAGCAGGCGTCGCTGATCGGCCGGGACGCGGCCGGCCGCTACCGCATGCACGATCTGGTCCGCCGCTACGCGGCCGGCGCCCACGATCTGGCCGACGATGTGAGGACGGCGGCGCTGCGGCGGGTGCTCGACCACTACACCCACACCGCCAACGCCGGCGCCCTCCTCCTGGACACACACCGCCCACCCATCGAACTCGCCCCGCCCGTCCCCGGCTGTCAACCGGAGGGTTTGCCAGACATCCCGGCCGCGATGGACTGGTTCGATGCCGAGCACCACAATCTGCTCGCGGCCCAGCAAGCGGCCGCTACACAGGCGCTGCACCGCACGGCCTGGCAACTGGCCTGGGCGCTGAACGACTTCCACTACCGGAAAGGACACCGCCACCATCAGCTCGCCGTCTGGCAGAACGCCGTCGACTCCGCCGCCCAACTGCCCGAACCCGGCACCCAGATCATCGCCTACCGGCTCCTCGGCCGCGCACACGTCATGCTCGGACACCATCCGGAAGCGATCGCAGCCCTGAACCGGGCGCTCGCCCTGAGCGAGCAGCAGGACGATCGCGCGCTGCAGGCCCAGGCGCACTACACGCTCGCGTCGGTCTGGCCCGACGACCGCGGGGCCTTGGAGCATGCCCAGCGAGCACTCGGCCTCTACCAGCACCTCGAGGAGCCGATCGCAGAGGCCGACGCCCTCAACGCCGTCGGCTGGTACTCCGCGCGACTCGGCGAGCACGACGCGGCCCGCGTGCACTGCCAGGCGGCGCTCGCGCTGTACCGGCGCCACCAGGACGTGAACGGTGAGGCGCAGACCCTGGACAGCCTCGGGCTCATCGATCACCGCACCGGCAACCACCGGCATGCCGTCCGGTACTACCTCGATGCCCTCGGCATCTATCGCCACCTCGACAACATCTTCGAGATCGCCGACACGCTCGAACGCCTCGGCCATCCGTACGTCGCGCTCGGCAACCGCGATCAGGCGCGTGCGGTGTGGCGGGAGGCGCGGGACCTGTACCGGCGGCAAGGACGCGACGACGAGGCCGAGCAGCTGACGGAACGGCTCGACGACCGGTCATAG